ATACTAAGTGCAGACATAATTAGACATATGTAGAGTTTGAACATGTGTAAGTTTTCTCTAGTATAGATTCTATGCATGGAACCTGATTAATTAtctcctttccttcttcttttcATTCTGGTTGTTTAGCTAAAGATCCACAAATATAGACATAGTTAGACATATGTAGAGCTCGAGCATGTGCAGGCCTTTAATCTTTTTCCCCATTATAAACTAGTTTTCTCGAGTTTGGATTCGTTATATACTTACAGGATGTTGAATAAAACATGACATGCAAATGGGCAAACGCTTTAAGTAGGGCAAAATATCCACAAAGGAGATCCCATGGCAGAAAGCGCGCAAGGCGACACCATCCGCTGTGTGTTGTTTGTCGCCTCCAAAGCGCCGACGCGAATTATTAACGCCTTTCCGAACCATAACATATGCGCACTTGATGCCTGCTTTGTGCGGCAGCCGGTACATGTCAGAGAGGGCAAGAAAATGATGTTGCATACACTTTCCATTTCTTGGCAGATTCCACTGCAAAAAGGAAGCGTTATTAGCAGCTTCATTCTCCGTTCTGGAAACGAAGACATGTTTAATCTGTAGAAGATAGATGATTGAGGCTGTGGATAATCATGCTGGCCATGATTCATGTGGCGTTTGGCTAAAGTTGGTGCCGTTTTCATTATACACCATAATGATAGTGGTACTACTTACTACCATAAAGTTGCCACAGGCGTACATAGATTAGTTAAACGGAGCTGGCTGCCGGAAGGAATATAGTAACGTGCGTGATCGAGATGGATGGAACCTCCAGCTACAATTGCAATGGAGAATCTTATTTGTTTTTACAGCACCAGTGGGTTGGACTTGGAACTAGATTATGTTACGAACTGATTTGCAAGTGGTAAATGTAAAATTTGTGGCTAATTTCGCTTGTTATGCGTCGACCAGGGCACAGGCCGTGGGTTGGCCACCAGTCCGGTCGTACCGCAGGAACGCCATGACCGTCCAGTCGgtgaagatcaagaaggaggaggagaCCGAGAAGCAGCAgcctgctgctgccgctgctgctgGTGCCAACGGCTCCCACTTTGTCAAGGTGAGCATGGACGGCGCGCCCTACCTGCGCAAGGTGGATCTCAAGATGTACAACACCTACAAGGACCTCTCCATTGCTCTGCAGAAGATGTTCAGCACCTTCACCGCAACTGGTAAGATCCGTCACCGTCGGCATCAGAACCTGCAAGAGCATATTATCAACTCATGTTAATGATTTTGCCTCGACTGGTATGGAGGGAGCTTAGTTTGAATCAACGAGTGCCACAATCATCAACTATTTTTTTCCAGGGAATGAGGGGAAGATGGTTGAGGCAGTGAACGGTTCAGATGTTGTTACTACTTACGAAGACAAGGATGGAGACTGGATGCTTGTTGGAGACGTCCCATGGGAGTATGCTACTTCACTCCTGCGCCCCCTTATCTACTCCCGTATTTACGACCCCGTGCTTAGAATGCAATTAAGCGAGGTCCACGCTCCAGTTTCTTTCGTCGGCTGATGATAAATTACCCTGCAGGATGTTTGTTGCTTCATGCAAACGCTTGAGGATCATGAAGGGGTCCGAAGCCATCGGTCTTGGTCAGTTTCTTCAGCCAAAATTCTCTTAGAAATTCAAGAGTTATATCTTAATTCTAACCCCCATGGGACTTTTTTGTTTCAGCACCAAGGGCCAAGGACAAGTACAAGAACAAGAGCTAAAGATGGGGCAGTAAGAGGAAGACTATGATGCCACAAGGATGGTGTTCTTGCAGTGTGCTATGGTTTCTTAGATATATAATGTTTTCAATTATTAGCTGGATTAAAAGAAGGGAGAGTTGCCATGTTTAATTTGTTGGTGGACCAGAAGCAATAATCTATCTGTGTGTAGCTGGATTGGTGTTATGTGATGTTCCCTACCATGTGTCCCAGAATCTACTTGGTGATTTTATTCTACTGTTGTCAATTAAGTATGTGTGATTGTTAAGTAAAGGGCATCAATGAGACTATTATTATTATGGTATCTTGTAAGTTAACCTGTTTGTTAATTATAAGCACACTATTTTTGTAATCTGTGCGTGGTCAAGTGGAGGGGAACAAGCCATGTGCTTGGTGATGGGAAATCCATTACTATAACTTAGCCTATCTGTCATTGAGTTATTGAGAAGGTTGGGTCTTGAGGAATGATGGGTACGATCATAGCAAGAAGCTTCCTTGCTCTGCCAGGGTTGTGGTGATAACAGGGCTAAGTACATTGCATAAGCTAATCAAACATAGTCTATTCATCATGCATTTATGGCAGGGAAATGTTTATATAGGATGCATGTATCATGGTTGGTCTGCAAGATGTCACATACAATTGGAATCACACAGCTGTGCAATCACATCCTCAAAAGGAATATGCAGATGTTGTGTGAAGACGATCAGAGGCATCTACATGTCACTGTTTGCGTAATAGAAATGAACTGCTGAAAGGATGTATTATGCGGATGCCTATAAAATACTCCCTCCAATCCATAATAAGTGTCGCAGTTTTGAACCAAGGTTGAACTAACCTTAGTTCAAAACTGTGACGCTTattttggatcggagggagtagcATCTAGACATTAATTCCTTAAAATATGGTCACTATCCTACCGCATAACTAAAACAAGAATGGTAGAGTGATTTACTGCATATCAAATGTAACCAGAGGCATCTCAACGCTCATGGGGGGTAAAGATTAATAACATCAGTCTATACAAAAATTAAAAGGTAACTGGCTTACATCAAACTGGAGCTGGAGCAAATGTACAAATCAAGGAGATCTCATTCCTCCAGGCAGTAGAGCTCTGGCAATATTTTCAAGATAACATACGGCCACAAATAACATGTAACTAATTCCACATGGACTCGTTCATCCTGTACAGCCAGTTACTGCAAGCGTTCAATAAAACTTGCAAGTAAACACCACCCGTGAATATGACATTCCATCTATCAGAAAGCCGTATCTTCAGGATCTGAGATGGGCCCAACTGAGATAGCGGAACCATGGGCAGGTCCATGCGTCGCTAACCCTGAACAGCCAACTCCTGCAAGTGTTCAATAAAAACTTGCAGACAAACATCGTCGGTGAATATGACTTCAGATCCTTCAGAAAGCTGTGATTTCTGTGTCACAGATGGATTCAATCGGGCTAGTAAAAACCTGGCCTGGCTCCCATGCTGATCACATTTTATGAGTTTTGGCACTGGAAAACGGTCTGCCAATAGTGCCTCTGCATCAACTTCTGGTGCTTCAAGCAGCTTCCGTAAGTTCTCATGATTTGGGTCTTTATGATAGCCAAGTTTCCTCCACTGAGCAATCTTCGAGCCATAATGAATCACTATATAGAAGTACGAATCAAATAGCAAAATGACATCAGGAGAGATGGAGCTGACATCTAGCAGCACAGGGATAGGTGGTCCATCAAATGAGTACTGGAATAAAGTTGGCTGGATCATGATCAGGGATCCCACAACTCCCTCCCTATTCAACATCAACCGGAAGAAAGCAGTTTCATCAGGAGAGCTGTTGCCAACATCAATGAACTGTGACCTTCGCAGGTAGTACATGAACTGCGGATACAGGGAGAAATTAGTGGACAAGCGAAATGTAGATGGATCTTCAGGGACatagtttccgaacttagcagtGAAGCGAATAAGCATCTTGTCAAGCCATCGTATTACATCTCTAACATGGTATGTCTCTGCTCTGTGAACAGCAAGCCTGGCCATAACTGCTGCAGCAGCTTCCTGATCAAACCCTGCAGCAATTTCTGGAGATCGAGGTCCAGCCCATCTTCTCGCAACAGTCGTTACCCTTAGGCGATTGCTACCATCACCATGCCGGTATCTTGTCATGAACTGAATAAAGAAGACAGTTGGGGGATCGGTATCACGGCTACAATCAGCTCGGAAGAAGAAAGCAATACAGGTTTTGCTGTTCAATGTACTCATTCTCCAATAATTTGTCCCACCCTCACCAATTTCTTTATGACTAACCGAGCTGTTTTGTCTGTGAAGGGAGATGCAAGGACCAAGGGCACCACAAATCTTGACCTCCTTTGATGTCACTACCTCAATCGTTGCATTAAAGTTCATGTTAAGGTAATCAGTACCCTCACGCTTGAAGGTTTGCCTTAAACAGCTTTTGAACTGTTCAGACTCAAATGACTCTGTAAGCACCATTAAGCCCCCAGACACTTCAACTGGATACCTAAGCTCTGCAGCTCCAATCTGATCAAGAGAGCAAGCCAAAAGATCAAGAACTAATGCACTGTCTGTCAATCTCTTGGCAACCTTCTTATAGAAATCCTGGGCTTTTTCAACAAGAGGCACATTGCCATTGAAAATGTCACGATGC
This genomic interval from Triticum urartu cultivar G1812 unplaced genomic scaffold, Tu2.1 TuUngrouped_contig_5509, whole genome shotgun sequence contains the following:
- the LOC125529310 gene encoding auxin-responsive protein IAA13-like, with protein sequence DKAKRPAEAAAADPEKPPAPKAQAVGWPPVRSYRRNAMTVQSVKIKKEEETEKQQPAAAAAAGANGSHFVKVSMDGAPYLRKVDLKMYNTYKDLSIALQKMFSTFTATGNEGKMVEAVNGSDVVTTYEDKDGDWMLVGDVPWEMFVASCKRLRIMKGSEAIGLAPRAKDKYKNKS
- the LOC125529311 gene encoding protein transport protein sec23-1 (The sequence of the model RefSeq protein was modified relative to this genomic sequence to represent the inferred CDS: added 597 bases not found in genome assembly), which translates into the protein MDFAELEAVEGLRWPWHSWPPTPSAAEALVVPTAVLCTPLHPTAPDLLPILPYPPLRCASPACAAALNPFSRVHHASARWSCSFCGSNANPYPRHISPDSIPAELFPTHSSVEYTLPPDPAEVGGGAPPAIVFVVDAATAGDELAALKAELLRVVQGLPERVRVALVTFSASVWVHDLGFEGCARVVVFNGERELESDKIQQLLGVRHSRYNKLATLKPTEAQRFLLPVSECEFSITSAIEDLSSMSACPRGHRPLRATGAAISTAVALLESCCSPYTGGRIMVFTSGPTTVGPGLVVETDLGKAIRSHRDIFNGNVPLVEKAQDFYKKVAKRLTDSALVLDLLACSLDQIGAAELRYPVEVSGGLMVLTESFESEQFKSCLRQTFKREGTDYLNMNFNATIEVVTSKEVKICGALGPCISLHRQNSSVSHKEIGEGGTNYWRMSTLNSKTCIAFFFRADCSRDTDPPTVFFIQFMTRYRHGDGSNRLRVTTVARRWAGPRSPEIAAGFDQEAAAAVMARLAVHRAETYHVRDVIRWLDKMLIRFTAKFGNYVPEDPSTFRLSTNFSLYPQFMYYLRRSQFIDVGNSSPDETAFFRLMLNREGVVGSLIMIQPTLFQYSFDGPPIPVLLDVSSISPDVILLFDSYFYIVIHYGSKIAQWRKLGYHKDPNHENLRKLLEAPEVDAEALLADRFPVPKLIKCDQHGSQARFLLARLNPSVTQKSQLSEGSEVIFTDDVCLQVFIEHLQELAVQG